GGGCCGATGTTCGGACAAGTCGGGTTCTTCAATAAGTTCGCCGGTAAGGACTACGAGGACAAGCGGCCGCGCGACCGGTATGTCGCCGAAGCGAGGCGGCTGCTCGATGTGCTCAACGATCGGCTCGCGGGCCGCGAGTGGGTCATGGGCGACATGTTGACGATCGCCGACATCGCCGTTTTTCCATGGGTGCGCAATCTGACCGGTTTCTACGAAGCAGGCGAACTGGTCGGCATTACGGACTTCCCTCATGTCACGCGTGCGCTCGATGCGTTCGTTGCGCGTCCCGCCGTTGCCCGCGGTTTGAATATTCCGCAGCCGGTTTGAATCACAGCTTCGACGCCCGCGCGTGGCCGCCCGGTCATGCGCTTACTCCCGCATGTGCCTTCGCAGGATCGAGGCGAACAGCCGGCGATATCGCCACACACTGGCCGAACGGCATATTGCGGCGGACCCTGAAGATCGAAGATGATAGACCGCAGTTGCACAGGCGGTCGCCTGCTTTCCTGCCTGTCTAAACCTGTTAGTTAGTTACCCGTATCGATCTCGGAATTGCCGCGTGATCGCTGTGACTGCCTGTCCGCTTTTCTTGTCGGATCGCATCTGAAAAGCGTCGCAGTGAGACATCGTTTGTTGTATAGCGGCACGGAGTGAACCTGCCTCACTCTGCACTATTGTAAATCGTTAGTTTACAGTCTATAGTGATGTCGGTGCGGGGATGTGACAACGCCGTGAGGCAGGCGCGGTCCCGGAAGTCGAAGATGATCCAATCATTCAAGCACAAAGGCCTCGAGCGTTTTTTTCGGACGGGTTGCGAAAAGGGTATTCAGTCGTCTCATGCAGCAAAGTTAAGCCGTCAGCTGGGCGTGTTGAACAACGCAAAATTGCCGGCGGACATGAACCAGTTCGGCTGGGGTTTGCATGCGTTGCAGGGTAAGCGGAAAGACTGCTGGTCGGTTCAGGTCAACGGTAACTGGCGTTTGACGTTCGAATTCGAAGAGGGTCACGCAGAACTCGTCAATTACGAGGATTATCACTGACGTGTACGTGTTTTCCTCTATTGGTTGCTTTGTCTGGAAGAGCGTTTCATCGGTTTTTTCTGAAGAGGTTTCTATGGCCAAGATGTTTAATCCTCCGCATCCCGGCACGATCCTGCGCGAAGATGTGTTGCCGGCGCTGCAGTTGAGCGTGACGGAGGCTGCAAGCCAGCTCGGCGTATCGCGCGTGATGCTGTCGCGCGTCTTGCA
The nucleotide sequence above comes from Paraburkholderia sp. SOS3. Encoded proteins:
- a CDS encoding type II toxin-antitoxin system RelE/ParE family toxin — its product is MIQSFKHKGLERFFRTGCEKGIQSSHAAKLSRQLGVLNNAKLPADMNQFGWGLHALQGKRKDCWSVQVNGNWRLTFEFEEGHAELVNYEDYH